A DNA window from Bacteroides cellulosilyticus contains the following coding sequences:
- a CDS encoding thiol protease/hemagglutinin PrtT yields the protein MKRLLLLSLVLLCSLSAWTAQRSPEEALSIARTFFMQSSGAVTRNSGEVQLAAVSTDLLKSASTRSVGGTAFYIYNYAQSAYVIVSGDDRMKPVLGYSDNGSFITENLPVNILGWLELYNAAYAQLGNAEKTVTEPKLLTKTNFPASVSPLLENICWDQSEPYNNTCPLYKGERCVTGCVATAMAMILKYHEYPVKGKGTHSYKTSSGIECSFDYGNTTFDWDNMLPQYVNSSYTAEQANAIAELMYACGVAVDMEYSPSGSGAFSFKVGQALIDYFGYDGNIGYIYRQYFTSEEWMNMIKTELSEGRPVLYNGVSKDVGHEFVFDGYDPQDMVHVNWGWGGSNNGYFEVVSLDPSSPGIGGGTNLGGGFIYQQGMLIGLQPPVTSSKYTSHFYLSKLEVDKKEVVKGESFDFTVTELYNMSTKFQNGQLGLIAEKDGRQLVLWNTFLGDVNTNYGTKGQVFSNIRIPNDLADGSYALYLATKDVRETSWSRVRGGYGFESQFTLTVTGNKCMFTPFTGNLMLQEDLDGSVEILHNLYSGRKGDFRMLFSNKNAISEFYGLAGVMFITTDEKPQIISLTGYTQLELNPGTNNREVIISGDLVSNLTEISTDIPEGDYYICPGVQWGEYVYGIGELLPVTVNKAYGNPTLVLANACLEKNQLQVGERLKLMADLSLSGTGNVYDKTLMAAIFTVGQSSTSNLHYADVFIEKDKSLDFQMEIDPQIGEGNYSINLYKPELLGGYDGNKPLCRLSFSVGPATGIEDEVADKDGLVIYQQPVEDILNIRTSHAARMISVYNLSGQQMIQQKESGDRKEYSIPVGGLDAGCYIVVLQSADGKIYRSKFMKR from the coding sequence ATGAAGAGATTACTACTCCTGTCTTTAGTTCTTTTATGCAGCTTATCAGCATGGACAGCACAACGCTCTCCGGAAGAGGCTCTTTCTATTGCACGAACTTTCTTTATGCAGTCATCCGGGGCTGTAACCCGTAATAGCGGTGAAGTTCAATTGGCGGCAGTTTCTACTGACTTGCTAAAATCTGCATCTACCCGCAGTGTAGGAGGAACAGCTTTTTATATCTATAACTATGCACAGTCTGCTTATGTTATAGTATCCGGTGATGACCGTATGAAGCCTGTACTGGGCTATTCGGATAATGGAAGTTTCATAACTGAGAACTTACCGGTGAACATACTTGGGTGGCTGGAACTTTATAATGCCGCTTATGCTCAACTGGGTAATGCCGAAAAAACGGTTACTGAACCTAAACTGCTTACTAAAACAAATTTTCCGGCATCTGTATCTCCTTTGCTGGAAAATATATGTTGGGATCAAAGTGAGCCTTACAATAATACCTGTCCTCTTTATAAAGGAGAACGTTGTGTGACGGGATGTGTAGCCACGGCAATGGCTATGATTTTGAAATATCATGAATATCCTGTAAAAGGAAAAGGTACCCATTCTTATAAAACTTCCAGTGGAATTGAGTGCTCTTTTGATTATGGAAATACTACTTTTGACTGGGATAACATGTTGCCGCAATATGTTAACTCTAGCTATACGGCTGAACAAGCAAATGCAATTGCTGAATTGATGTATGCTTGCGGTGTTGCGGTTGATATGGAATATTCTCCTTCCGGTTCTGGAGCTTTTTCTTTTAAGGTGGGACAAGCTTTGATTGACTATTTCGGTTATGATGGAAATATAGGATATATATACCGCCAGTATTTTACTTCTGAAGAATGGATGAATATGATAAAGACTGAACTCAGTGAGGGACGTCCTGTACTCTATAATGGTGTATCCAAAGATGTAGGGCATGAATTTGTTTTTGATGGCTACGATCCTCAGGATATGGTTCATGTGAATTGGGGCTGGGGTGGTTCCAATAATGGTTATTTTGAAGTCGTTTCCCTAGATCCCTCATCTCCGGGTATTGGCGGAGGTACAAATCTTGGCGGCGGTTTTATCTATCAACAGGGAATGCTTATCGGGCTTCAACCTCCTGTCACATCGTCAAAATATACTTCTCATTTTTATCTTTCAAAACTTGAAGTTGATAAAAAAGAGGTCGTTAAAGGAGAAAGTTTTGATTTCACAGTGACTGAACTTTATAATATGAGTACGAAATTCCAAAATGGTCAACTGGGTTTAATTGCTGAAAAAGACGGTAGACAGTTGGTATTATGGAATACATTTTTAGGAGATGTAAATACTAATTATGGAACTAAAGGGCAGGTATTTTCGAATATCAGAATTCCCAATGACCTGGCAGATGGAAGCTATGCACTATATTTAGCGACTAAAGATGTACGTGAAACAAGTTGGAGTCGTGTACGAGGCGGATATGGTTTTGAATCCCAGTTCACACTTACTGTTACTGGTAATAAATGCATGTTTACCCCATTTACCGGCAACTTGATGCTACAAGAAGATCTAGATGGGAGTGTAGAAATCTTGCATAATCTATATAGTGGGCGTAAAGGTGATTTCAGGATGTTATTTTCCAATAAAAACGCAATAAGTGAATTTTATGGTTTGGCAGGTGTAATGTTTATTACTACAGATGAAAAACCGCAAATCATAAGCCTGACTGGATATACTCAGTTGGAACTAAATCCGGGTACAAATAATAGAGAAGTCATCATTTCAGGAGATTTGGTTTCTAACCTAACAGAAATATCTACGGATATTCCTGAGGGAGATTATTATATTTGTCCGGGTGTACAATGGGGAGAATATGTATATGGCATTGGAGAATTGCTTCCTGTCACTGTTAATAAAGCCTATGGAAATCCAACTTTAGTGCTAGCTAATGCATGTTTAGAGAAGAATCAGCTTCAGGTAGGGGAAAGGCTTAAGCTGATGGCGGATTTGTCATTAAGTGGAACTGGTAATGTATATGATAAGACTTTGATGGCAGCTATTTTCACTGTTGGTCAGAGTTCAACATCTAATTTGCACTATGCAGATGTTTTTATAGAAAAAGACAAGTCTTTGGACTTTCAAATGGAAATTGATCCGCAAATTGGTGAAGGCAACTATAGTATCAATTTATATAAACCTGAACTACTGGGGGGGTATGATGGAAATAAACCACTATGCAGGCTCAGCTTTTCTGTAGGACCGGCCACCGGTATTGAGGATGAAGTAGCCGATAAGGACGGGTTAGTTATCTATCAGCAGCCGGTAGAAGATATTCTTAATATCCGTACTTCTCATGCAGCCCGAATGATCTCTGTCTATAACCTGTCCGGACAGCAAATGATACAGCAAAAAGAATCAGGGGATAGGAAAGAGTATTCTATTCCGGTAGGAGGGTTGGATGCAGGCTGTTATATTGTAGTATTGCAATCAGCTGATGGTAAGATATACCGGAGCAAATTTATGAAACGTTAG
- a CDS encoding thiol protease/hemagglutinin PrtT: MRCTLLFLFILLANRLLADNVTAEQAHALATDFFKTNVQTRSTAASPQLQLVWDGEDANTRSVGNLPAFYVFNSTDRKGFVIIAGDDVVMPVLGYSFTNSFVKDGMPSNLKSWMNGLKEQINEARETGLNTSDVVSEAWRGVSDMTTGDVVKQYKTAEWDQESPYNTLCPKIEGTQTVTGCVATAISILMRYHQWPNAGTGTLPAYSYDALVSGAKIHQNVSGRTLGHTYAWNDMPLQYDRNSSEISKNEVATLMYDCGVMAQSQFNIASAGGTGAATLTAIHGLAEYMNYNKSMLCLRREWYSDAEWIQMLENEIMTVGPVLYGGATLSNEGHQFILDGYTTKDYFRVNWGWSGHSNGYFLISALNPNNQGAGGSTGGGFVANQDALFGLKPAEGNSSYQTLLAMLAGKSQDGTYYSGLETSETQFNVNSSFIVKCGFLWNLGLDSFSGKVALAMVDKNLNIREFISRISDIPSMQTYYTVSFAPSCRISSTPQPGDRIVAVYKGTNDGEWKVVHGGPDTTNEIIVKADPTSIIETRQEIRFTAFCDKQQETVVVHLPENSHRVNLYDVNGRLLKQILSEGKETITFSCREYPTGVYLLQAVTDKGIHQCKFLK, encoded by the coding sequence ATGAGGTGTACGCTACTCTTTCTATTTATTCTTCTTGCAAATCGGCTTCTTGCTGATAATGTAACAGCAGAGCAAGCTCATGCTTTAGCTACCGATTTCTTTAAAACGAATGTTCAAACCCGTAGTACTGCCGCGTCACCACAGTTACAATTAGTTTGGGATGGAGAAGATGCGAATACCCGTAGTGTAGGGAATCTTCCGGCTTTCTATGTCTTTAATAGTACCGACCGGAAAGGTTTTGTTATTATTGCCGGAGATGATGTGGTTATGCCTGTACTAGGCTATTCTTTCACAAACAGCTTTGTGAAAGATGGGATGCCTTCGAATCTGAAAAGTTGGATGAATGGACTGAAAGAACAGATCAATGAGGCAAGAGAGACGGGACTGAATACTTCTGATGTTGTATCTGAAGCGTGGAGAGGGGTGTCGGATATGACAACCGGAGATGTGGTAAAGCAATATAAAACAGCGGAGTGGGATCAAGAGAGTCCTTATAATACGCTTTGTCCTAAAATTGAAGGCACACAGACTGTTACAGGGTGTGTGGCAACTGCTATATCCATATTGATGCGATATCATCAATGGCCGAATGCAGGAACGGGTACTCTTCCTGCTTATAGTTATGATGCGCTAGTTAGTGGAGCCAAAATTCACCAAAATGTATCGGGGAGAACTTTGGGACATACTTATGCTTGGAACGATATGCCACTTCAATATGATCGGAATTCATCCGAGATTTCTAAAAATGAAGTTGCTACTTTGATGTACGACTGCGGTGTTATGGCTCAATCACAGTTTAATATCGCTTCTGCCGGTGGAACCGGTGCCGCTACATTGACAGCTATTCATGGATTGGCAGAGTATATGAATTACAATAAAAGCATGTTGTGTCTTCGTCGTGAATGGTATTCGGATGCAGAGTGGATACAAATGCTGGAAAATGAAATAATGACAGTAGGCCCTGTGCTTTACGGTGGAGCTACTCTTAGTAATGAAGGACATCAATTCATATTGGATGGATATACAACGAAGGATTATTTTAGAGTAAATTGGGGGTGGAGTGGCCATAGCAATGGTTATTTCCTGATTTCAGCTTTGAATCCGAATAATCAGGGAGCAGGTGGCAGTACTGGCGGTGGCTTTGTCGCGAATCAAGACGCTTTGTTCGGGCTAAAGCCGGCGGAAGGAAATTCAAGCTATCAAACATTATTGGCCATGCTTGCTGGGAAATCTCAAGATGGAACTTATTATTCCGGCTTGGAAACCTCTGAAACTCAATTTAATGTAAACTCTTCCTTTATTGTGAAGTGCGGCTTCCTCTGGAATTTGGGATTAGACTCGTTCTCGGGAAAAGTAGCTTTGGCTATGGTTGATAAGAATCTGAATATAAGAGAATTTATATCAAGAATTTCGGATATTCCAAGTATGCAGACATATTATACAGTGTCCTTTGCTCCTTCCTGTAGAATCTCATCGACTCCACAACCCGGTGATCGTATTGTTGCAGTCTACAAAGGAACAAATGATGGCGAATGGAAAGTGGTTCATGGTGGTCCTGATACCACGAATGAGATTATTGTTAAGGCTGATCCTACTTCAATTATAGAGACGAGGCAAGAAATACGATTTACTGCTTTCTGTGATAAGCAACAGGAAACCGTGGTTGTTCATTTGCCGGAGAATTCCCACAGGGTGAATCTATATGATGTAAATGGGCGTCTGTTGAAACAAATATTGTCTGAAGGAAAAGAAACTATAACTTTTTCTTGCCGGGAATATCCTACGGGAGTGTATCTTTTGCAGGCTGTAACGGACAAGGGAATCCATCAATGTAAATTTTTAAAATGA
- the hflX gene encoding GTPase HflX: MKEFVISEVQAETAVLVGLITKTQDERKTNEYLDELEFLAETAGAEVVKRFTQKLDQAHSVTYVGKGKLEEIKEYIRNEEEAEREIGMVIFDDELSAKQIRNIEAELKIKILDRTSLILDIFAMRAQTANAKTQVELAQYKYMLPRLQRLWTHLERQGGGSGAGGGKGSVGLRGPGETQLEMDRRIILNRMSLLKERLAEIDKQKSTQRKNRGRMIRAALVGYTNVGKSTLMNLLAKSEVFAENKLFATLDTTVRKVIIDNLPFLLSDTVGFIRKLPTDLVDSFKSTLDEVREADLLLHIVDISHPDFEEQIEVVNKTLADIGASGKPIILVFNKIDAYTYVEKAADDLTPRTKENLTLEELMKTWMAKMEDNCLFISAREKINLEELKSVVYARVKELHVQKYPYNDFLYQTYEEE; encoded by the coding sequence ATGAAAGAATTTGTAATCTCCGAAGTACAGGCAGAAACGGCGGTATTGGTTGGTCTCATCACAAAAACACAGGATGAGCGTAAGACAAACGAATATCTCGATGAACTGGAATTCTTGGCTGAGACAGCCGGGGCGGAAGTAGTGAAACGATTTACCCAGAAGCTGGATCAGGCACATTCTGTGACCTACGTCGGCAAAGGTAAACTGGAAGAAATTAAAGAATATATCCGGAACGAAGAGGAAGCCGAACGGGAAATCGGTATGGTGATTTTCGACGATGAACTCTCCGCGAAACAGATACGTAACATTGAAGCTGAGTTGAAGATCAAGATATTGGATCGCACCTCGCTTATTCTTGATATTTTTGCCATGCGTGCACAGACAGCCAATGCAAAGACGCAGGTGGAACTGGCACAGTATAAATACATGCTTCCCCGTCTGCAACGTTTGTGGACCCACTTGGAACGCCAGGGTGGCGGTTCCGGTGCCGGTGGCGGTAAAGGTTCAGTGGGACTTCGTGGTCCGGGTGAAACGCAGTTGGAAATGGACCGTCGTATCATCCTGAACCGTATGTCATTACTGAAAGAACGTCTGGCAGAGATCGATAAGCAGAAGTCAACCCAGCGAAAGAACCGTGGACGTATGATACGTGCGGCATTAGTGGGATATACCAATGTGGGCAAATCCACATTGATGAACCTGCTTGCCAAGAGCGAAGTATTTGCAGAAAATAAACTGTTTGCAACATTGGATACTACAGTGCGCAAGGTGATTATTGACAATCTGCCGTTCCTGCTTTCAGATACGGTTGGTTTCATCCGTAAGTTGCCTACTGACCTGGTGGACTCTTTCAAGTCGACACTGGACGAAGTGCGCGAGGCGGATCTGCTGTTGCACATTGTGGATATTTCACATCCGGATTTTGAAGAACAGATAGAAGTAGTCAATAAAACATTGGCGGATATCGGTGCATCCGGTAAGCCAATCATACTTGTATTCAATAAAATAGACGCTTACACCTATGTGGAGAAAGCGGCTGACGACCTTACCCCCAGAACAAAGGAAAACTTAACACTCGAGGAACTGATGAAGACTTGGATGGCAAAGATGGAGGATAATTGCCTCTTTATCTCTGCCCGTGAGAAGATCAATTTGGAGGAACTGAAGAGTGTGGTTTATGCACGCGTGAAAGAACTGCATGTACAGAAATACCCTTATAACGATTTTCTTTATCAGACCTACGAAGAAGAGTAA
- a CDS encoding DUF4954 family protein: protein MNYRHLTEDEVLRLKSQSCLADDWGKVMVAEDFVTEFVHHTRFSGDVRLGVFQSEFTLPGGIKKHSGLRHVTLHNVTVGNNCCIENIQNYIANYEIGHDTFIENVDIILVDGLSKFGNGVEVSVLNETGGREVLINDKLSAHQAYILALYRHRPELICRMKSITDFYSNKHASSVGTIGNHVMILNTGSIKNVRIGDYCHICGTCRLYNGSINSNAEAPVHLGHGVICDDFIISSGSHIDDGAMLSRCFIGQACRLGHNYSASESLFFSNCQGENGEACAIFAGPFTVTHHKSTLLIAGMFSFMNAGSGSNQSNHMYKLGPIHQGTLERGAKTTSDSYILWPARVGAFSLVMGRHVNHSDTSNLPFSYLIEQNNTTYLVPGVNLRSVGTIRDAQKWPKRDGRTDSNKLDFINYNLLSPYTVQKMFKGRETLQNLRHASGELSDIYSFHSAKIRNSALVKGIKFYEIAIHKFLGNSVIKRLEGIEFKSNEEIRTRLKPDTTVGSGEWVDISGLIAPKSEIDALINDIECGKVDRLKYINAEFEKMHQNYYTYEWTWAYEKLEEYYGIKPDNITATDIIRIVEKWKEAVVGLDRMVYDDAKKEFSLASMTGFGADGSRAEKEMDFEQVRGDFESNPFVTAVLKHIEDKTALGDELIGRMQRVSSFSL from the coding sequence ATGAATTACAGACATTTAACCGAAGACGAAGTACTCCGGTTGAAAAGCCAGTCGTGTCTGGCGGATGATTGGGGGAAAGTAATGGTAGCAGAAGACTTTGTTACCGAGTTTGTACATCACACCCGGTTCTCGGGAGATGTGCGTTTAGGCGTGTTTCAATCAGAGTTCACATTGCCGGGTGGAATTAAAAAACATTCCGGTTTGCGTCATGTAACGCTCCACAATGTCACGGTGGGGAATAACTGTTGCATTGAGAACATCCAGAACTACATTGCTAATTATGAGATCGGGCATGACACATTCATTGAGAATGTAGACATCATCCTGGTGGACGGATTGAGTAAATTCGGTAATGGGGTAGAAGTATCCGTACTGAATGAAACCGGTGGGCGTGAAGTACTTATCAATGATAAACTTTCCGCGCATCAGGCTTATATCCTGGCGCTTTACCGCCACCGTCCGGAGTTGATTTGCCGGATGAAGTCTATAACAGACTTCTATTCCAATAAGCATGCCTCCTCGGTAGGTACTATCGGCAATCATGTGATGATACTCAATACAGGATCTATCAAGAATGTACGTATCGGAGATTATTGTCACATCTGCGGAACTTGTCGTCTTTATAATGGTAGCATTAATAGTAATGCGGAAGCACCGGTACATCTCGGCCATGGAGTTATTTGTGATGATTTTATCATCTCCTCCGGTTCACATATAGACGATGGAGCTATGCTGAGCCGTTGCTTTATAGGTCAGGCCTGTCGTTTGGGACATAATTATTCAGCGTCCGAATCGCTTTTCTTCAGTAATTGCCAGGGAGAGAATGGCGAGGCATGCGCTATCTTTGCCGGACCGTTCACGGTGACGCATCATAAGTCCACTTTACTGATTGCCGGTATGTTTTCATTCATGAATGCCGGTTCGGGTTCCAACCAGAGTAATCACATGTATAAGTTAGGCCCTATCCATCAGGGAACATTGGAACGTGGTGCTAAAACTACTTCCGATTCCTATATTCTTTGGCCCGCCCGTGTAGGCGCTTTTTCATTGGTAATGGGCCGCCATGTGAATCATTCCGATACTTCTAACTTGCCTTTCTCCTATCTGATAGAGCAGAACAATACTACTTATCTTGTACCGGGTGTCAACCTGCGAAGTGTAGGAACCATCCGTGATGCACAGAAGTGGCCGAAGCGTGATGGACGTACGGATTCCAACAAACTGGATTTCATCAATTACAACTTACTCAGTCCCTATACCGTGCAGAAGATGTTCAAGGGACGGGAAACTTTGCAGAACCTGCGCCATGCTTCGGGCGAACTTTCCGATATCTATTCTTTCCATAGTGCGAAGATCCGTAACTCGGCATTGGTGAAAGGTATCAAGTTCTATGAGATCGCCATCCATAAATTCCTTGGAAACTCTGTCATCAAACGTCTGGAAGGTATTGAATTCAAAAGTAATGAAGAAATACGTACCCGCCTGAAGCCCGACACCACAGTGGGTAGCGGTGAGTGGGTGGACATTTCCGGCCTGATAGCTCCGAAGAGCGAGATAGATGCCCTGATCAATGATATCGAGTGTGGCAAAGTAGACCGTCTGAAGTACATCAATGCTGAATTTGAGAAGATGCATCAGAACTACTACACTTATGAGTGGACCTGGGCTTATGAAAAGTTGGAGGAATACTACGGAATCAAACCGGACAATATAACGGCTACAGACATCATCCGCATTGTAGAGAAGTGGAAAGAAGCGGTAGTCGGGTTGGACCGTATGGTGTATGATGATGCCAAGAAAGAATTCTCACTTGCCTCCATGACGGGCTTCGGTGCCGACGGTTCGCGCGCAGAGAAAGAAATGGACTTTGAGCAGGTACGCGGCGACTTTGAAAGTAATCCGTTTGTCACCGCTGTGCTGAAACATATTGAAGATAAGACAGCGTTGGGTGACGAATTGATAGGCCGTATGCAGAGAGTGTCATCATTTTCACTCTAA
- a CDS encoding fumarate hydratase: MATTPPFKYQPMFEHGEDKTEYYLLTKDYVSVSEFEGKPILKIEKEGLTAMANTAFRDVSFMLRRSHNEQVAKILRDPEASDNDKYVALTFLRNAEVASKGVLPFCQDTGTAIVHGEKGQQVWTGYCDEEALSLGVYKTYTEENLRYSQNAPLNMYDEVNTKCNLPAQIDIEATEGMEYKFLCVTKGGGSANKTYLYQETKAILNPGTLVPFLVEKMKTLGTAACPPYHIAFVIGGTSAEKNLLTVKLASTHYYDELPTTGNEYGRAFRDVELEKEVLEEAHRIGLGAQFGGKYLAHDIRIIRLPRHGASCPVGLGVSCSADRNIKCKINKEGIWIEKLDSNPGELIPEEMRHAGEGAVVKINLNQPMADILKELTKYPVATRLSLNGTIIVGRDIAHAKLKERLDRGEDLPQYIKDHPIYYAGPAKTPVGMACGSMGPTTAGRMDSYVELFQSHGGSMVMLAKGNRSQQVTDACKKYGGFYLGSIGGPAAILAQNNIKSIECVEYPELGMEAIWKIEVEDFPAFILVDDKGNDFFKQLKPWNCSK; the protein is encoded by the coding sequence ATGGCAACAACACCTCCGTTCAAGTATCAACCTATGTTTGAGCATGGGGAAGATAAGACTGAGTATTATCTGCTTACAAAAGATTATGTATCTGTAAGCGAGTTTGAAGGAAAGCCCATTCTGAAGATTGAAAAAGAAGGTCTTACGGCAATGGCTAACACAGCTTTCCGCGATGTGTCATTTATGTTGCGCCGTTCGCACAATGAGCAAGTTGCTAAGATTTTGCGCGACCCCGAAGCAAGTGATAATGATAAATATGTAGCACTGACCTTCCTGCGCAATGCAGAAGTTGCTTCAAAAGGCGTGCTTCCTTTCTGTCAGGATACCGGTACGGCTATCGTTCATGGTGAAAAGGGACAGCAGGTATGGACTGGTTATTGTGATGAAGAAGCTCTTTCGCTGGGTGTCTACAAAACATATACTGAAGAAAACCTGCGTTACTCTCAGAATGCTCCGTTGAATATGTACGACGAGGTAAACACGAAGTGTAACCTGCCTGCACAAATAGATATCGAAGCTACCGAGGGTATGGAATATAAGTTCCTTTGCGTGACCAAAGGCGGTGGTTCGGCCAATAAGACCTACCTGTATCAGGAAACAAAAGCAATCCTGAATCCCGGCACTCTGGTTCCTTTCCTCGTTGAGAAAATGAAGACGCTGGGTACAGCTGCTTGTCCTCCTTACCACATCGCTTTCGTTATTGGCGGTACTTCTGCTGAGAAGAACCTGCTGACGGTGAAGCTGGCTTCTACTCATTATTATGATGAGTTGCCCACTACGGGTAACGAATACGGACGTGCCTTCCGTGATGTAGAACTTGAGAAAGAAGTGTTGGAAGAAGCTCATAGGATTGGCCTCGGTGCACAGTTCGGCGGTAAATATCTGGCTCATGATATCCGTATCATCCGCCTGCCTCGTCATGGTGCATCTTGTCCGGTAGGTCTGGGCGTTTCTTGCTCTGCCGACCGTAACATCAAGTGTAAGATCAACAAAGAAGGTATCTGGATTGAAAAACTGGACAGTAATCCGGGCGAACTCATCCCGGAAGAAATGCGTCATGCAGGCGAAGGTGCCGTGGTTAAGATAAACCTGAACCAGCCGATGGCAGATATCCTGAAGGAACTGACTAAATATCCGGTGGCTACACGTCTGTCATTGAATGGTACGATTATCGTAGGCCGTGACATTGCACATGCTAAGCTGAAAGAACGTCTGGACCGTGGTGAAGATTTGCCACAGTATATCAAGGATCATCCGATTTACTATGCCGGCCCTGCCAAGACTCCGGTTGGTATGGCTTGTGGCTCTATGGGCCCCACTACTGCGGGACGTATGGACTCGTATGTAGAGTTGTTCCAAAGTCATGGTGGCAGCATGGTTATGCTTGCTAAGGGTAACCGTAGCCAGCAGGTGACGGATGCTTGCAAGAAGTACGGTGGTTTCTATCTCGGTTCTATCGGTGGTCCTGCCGCTATCCTGGCACAGAACAACATCAAGAGTATCGAATGTGTAGAATACCCCGAACTCGGTATGGAAGCTATCTGGAAGATTGAAGTGGAAGACTTCCCTGCATTCATTCTGGTAGATGACAAAGGCAACGATTTCTTTAAACAACTGAAACCTTGGAATTGTAGTAAATAA
- a CDS encoding acyltransferase, which yields METTPHISLKASSRVVWLDVVRLIAMFTVVCCHCTDPFNFYPGTAPNIEDIKFWGAVYGAVLRPCVPLFVMITGALLLPVRGDASVFYKKRIPRVFFPFLIWSVIYNLFPWITGLLGVEPRVILDFFPYSGEEVMRQSLAVSMGYIAELPFNFSILDVHMWYIYLLIGLYLYLPIFSAWVEKASEKAKLWFLAVWGVTLLIPYYNEFVAQYLWGTCSWNSFGMLYYFAGFNGYLLLGHYLRNHDWTVRQSALIGVPMFVVGYTVTFFGFRHMTALPDFTDEMLELFFTYCSLNVVMMTIPVFMWAKRVNIRSERVIKALSNLTLCGFGIYMIHYFFTGPAVVLMRAAGVPLCLQIPVAAVLAFGVSWLLVAMAYRCFGKKTKWVLG from the coding sequence ATGGAAACTACTCCTCACATTTCTCTGAAGGCGAGCTCCCGTGTCGTCTGGCTGGATGTTGTGCGACTGATAGCCATGTTTACCGTGGTTTGTTGCCACTGCACAGACCCTTTCAACTTTTATCCGGGAACGGCTCCGAATATTGAAGATATCAAATTCTGGGGTGCCGTCTATGGAGCGGTACTACGTCCGTGCGTGCCTCTTTTTGTGATGATAACGGGAGCTTTATTGCTCCCTGTGCGTGGCGATGCATCCGTATTCTATAAGAAACGTATTCCACGTGTGTTTTTTCCGTTTCTTATCTGGTCGGTGATTTATAATCTTTTCCCTTGGATTACAGGATTGCTGGGAGTGGAACCGCGGGTGATTCTTGACTTCTTCCCGTACTCGGGCGAAGAAGTGATGCGCCAGTCTTTAGCTGTCAGCATGGGATATATTGCAGAACTTCCTTTTAATTTTTCTATCCTCGATGTACACATGTGGTACATTTATTTGCTGATAGGCCTCTATCTGTACTTGCCGATATTCTCCGCTTGGGTAGAGAAAGCTTCGGAGAAAGCCAAACTCTGGTTCTTGGCTGTATGGGGAGTGACATTGCTTATACCTTATTATAATGAGTTTGTAGCGCAATACTTATGGGGAACTTGTTCGTGGAACTCATTCGGCATGCTTTATTATTTTGCCGGTTTTAATGGATACCTGCTTCTGGGACATTATCTGCGCAACCATGACTGGACTGTACGGCAATCCGCACTGATAGGCGTTCCTATGTTTGTGGTGGGCTATACGGTTACTTTCTTCGGTTTCCGCCACATGACGGCATTGCCGGACTTTACGGATGAAATGCTGGAATTGTTCTTCACCTACTGTTCGCTGAACGTGGTGATGATGACTATTCCTGTATTTATGTGGGCAAAGAGAGTGAACATTCGTTCGGAGCGGGTGATAAAAGCATTGTCCAACCTGACGCTTTGCGGTTTTGGAATCTATATGATACACTACTTCTTCACAGGGCCCGCAGTGGTACTGATGCGGGCGGCAGGTGTTCCGTTGTGTTTGCAGATACCTGTCGCCGCAGTGTTGGCATTTGGCGTTTCCTGGCTTCTGGTGGCAATGGCGTACCGTTGCTTCGGAAAGAAGACGAAATGGGTATTGGGATAG